A DNA window from Sylvia atricapilla isolate bSylAtr1 chromosome 6, bSylAtr1.pri, whole genome shotgun sequence contains the following coding sequences:
- the LOC136362025 gene encoding LOW QUALITY PROTEIN: serine/threonine-protein kinase pim-1-like (The sequence of the model RefSeq protein was modified relative to this genomic sequence to represent the inferred CDS: inserted 4 bases in 4 codons) → MAGGFLHSRGVPGRKADASLLAAGQRRRQELYQLGPQLGSGGFGTFSAPAVSMPLQVAIKRVARESVLQWVELPDGTCVPMEIVLMEKXGSGCYNIIQLLDWFELPDSFMLVMERPEQSRDLLQFLLEQGFLCEEMARXAFCQVLEAVRHCTACGVLHRDIKPENLLVDXESGDLKLIDFGCGTFLQEQAFTHFAGTHAYSPPEWIGFGYYHGDSATVWXLGVLLYGMVCGCLPFGEDRDIVLGQLCFRQQVSPECRHLICWCLSKHPADRPQLEEISLHPWVRGSRFWASPSLCSAQLPSPTQDSKRETTRNQNNKTTTDPFRAVREPPPRQEGCSPQPSTLQLSPSRARPPSEPHCPEPSGIGGRLAAAAANKLNSSGKRKRTAAHLTPLAAALLLTVTTRSLKGGFIATGKLRFHFQPFPGHGHIQG, encoded by the exons ATGGCCGGCGGGTTCCTTCACTCGAGGGGGGTTCCTGGGCGCAAGGCTGATGCCTCGCTCTTGGCCGCAGGGCaaaggaggaggcaggagctgtaCCAGCTGGGCCCGCAGCTGGGGAGCGGCGGCTTCGGCACGTTTTCGGC ccccGCTGTCTCGATGCCTTTGCAGGTGGCCATCAAACGCGTGGCCAGGGAGAGCGTCCTGCAGTGGGTCGAGCTG CCCGACGGCACCTGTGTTCCCATGGAGATCGTGCTGATGGAGA GTGGCTCTGGCTGCTACAACATCATCCAGCTCCTGGACTGGTTTGAGCTGCCTGACAGCTTCATGCTGGTGATGGAGCGTCCGGAGCAGTCGCGGGAtctcctgcagttcctgctggagcaggggttCCTGTGCGAGGAGATGGCGC TGGCTTTCTGCCAGGTGCTGGAGGCCGTGCGGCACTGCACCGCCTGCGGCGTCCTGCACCGGGACATCAAGCCGGAGAACCTCCTCGTGG CGGAGAGCGGCGACCTGAAGCTCATCGACTTCGGTTGCGGCACCTTCCTCCAGGAGCAGGCTTTCACGCACTTTGCCG GAACACACGCCTACAGCCCGCCCGAGTGGATCGGCTTTGGCTACTACCACGGCGATTCGGCCACCGTCT TCCTGGGCGTGCTGCTGTACGGCATGGTGTGCGGGTGCCTCCCCTTTGGGGAGGACCGTGACATcgtgctggggcagctctgcttcagGCAGCAGGTCTCCCCAG AGTGCCGACATCTGATCTGCTGGTGCCTGTCCAAGCACCCCGCGGACAGGCCGCAGCTGGAGGAGATCTCGCTCCACCCTTGGGTGCGCGGCAGCCGGTTCTGGGCCTCGCCGAGCCTCTGCAGCGCCCAGCTCCCCAGTCCCACGCAGGACTCAAAAAGGGAAACCAccagaaaccaaaacaataaaaccacCACCGACCCATTCCGGGCTGTCAG gGAGCCTCCTCCTAGGCAAGagggctgctccccacagcccagcactctccagctcagcccctctcgAGCCAGGCCGCCCTCTGAGCCCCACTGCCCTGAGCCAAGCGGCATTGGTGGCCGCTTGGCCGCGGCCGCCGCAAATAAACTGAACTCCTCTGGCAAGAGGAAAAGGACCG CTGCGCACTTGACACCGCTGGCAGCGGCGCTGCTCCTGACGGTCACCACTCGCTCCTTGAAAGGAGGGTTCATTGCAACAGGCAAGCTCCGGTTCCacttccagccttttcctggcCACGGCCATATTCAGGGAtga
- the C6H11orf91 gene encoding uncharacterized protein C11orf91 homolog codes for MTVQRPSWPPLYFPHFHGAEPVPRAAGGAWAPLAALCWPWQPLPAAAGPPRYAALPAAVVPEPPRLCCPPGAPRAGEVARRPPELAQLQLQEEMCELGIRLKELELAALIGDGFDARQYKILRALEEKKIQSMKAMQNLK; via the exons ATGACCGTGCAACGCCCGTCGTGGCCGCCGCTGTACTTCCCGCACTTCCACGGCGCCGAGCCGGTGCCGCGGGCGGCCGGCGGCGCCTGGGCCCCGCTGGCCGCGCTGTGCTGGCCGTGGCAGCCGCTGCcggccgcggccgggccgccCCGCTACGCCGCGCTGCCCGCTGCCGTGGTGCCGGAGCCGCCGCGCCTCTGCTGCCCGCCCGGAGCGCCGCGGGCCGGGGAGGTGGCGCGGCGGCCCCCGGAgctggcccagctgcagctgcaggaggagatgtGCGAGCTGGGCATCCGCCTtaaggagctggagctggcgGCGCTCATCGGCGACGGCTTCGACGCCAGGCAGT ATAAAATTCTGAGGGcactggaagaaaagaagatacaAAGCATGAAAGCAATGCAGAACCTGAAGTAA